In Vreelandella piezotolerans, one genomic interval encodes:
- a CDS encoding sensor domain-containing protein, with translation MPSVEPQGKLDQFFLLSQDLLCCIDFAGTLLSVNPTFESLLGYPAHALLGKPCGVVVEPRDHPVIEAALASLCRGEKVNTFDVCARTVEGQRIWLEVSASSGDQVIYVIARDVTRRKAVEKQLRRNQRLFRIAGETAHIGGWYMDLAVGLPIWSEEVCRLHDMPVGHQPTLDEALGFYTPRVQPRIRSVFTACCEQGVSFDEELEIVTREGRRRWVRVIGRAVRDELGQIIQVQGSTQDITERKDTERQLTLLERSVESSTNGVVIVDAQRPDLPMVYVNAAFERITGYSRDDVLGRNCRFLQGVDTDPATLAQLRKGIEAQRDVHVVIRNYRRSGEPFWNDLYISPVRDEEGVVTHFIGAQNDITAQREYQAQLSHNANHDALTGLPNRLMLDQRLAQGCLLARRYHRYLAVLFIDLDDFKPINDTLGHEVGDFILREVAKRLEEELRPWDTVARFGGDEFIVLLPDLAQEDDVLQVVERLLTRVSAPYWYRGSELRITASIGIATDDGTIRAPRQLIQQADLAMYKAKRRGRNTFQWYTDELNRKVTERVSLRHALQQAIEQRQFELHYQPQIHHSGRVAGVEALIRWHHPERGNIPPGQFISLAEDTGQIIPISEWVLETACRDAMVLNAQSATPMTMAINVSPMQFQRPGFLDSVKNVLARSGLPPALLELELTEGVLMDSAEHTIQALKALRQLGVHIALDDFGTGFSSLSYLKRLPINKLKVDRSFVRDVATDSRDAAIVEGVVTMADKLGLEVLIEGVETAEQFHHLRMLQCDHFQGYYFARPMALSVLKHFLDSPFAATASAADPIS, from the coding sequence ATGCCCTCTGTCGAACCGCAAGGCAAGCTAGACCAATTCTTCCTGTTATCGCAGGATTTGCTCTGCTGCATTGACTTTGCGGGCACGCTGCTGAGCGTCAATCCTACCTTCGAGTCGTTGCTCGGTTACCCAGCACATGCGCTATTGGGTAAGCCTTGTGGTGTCGTCGTCGAGCCACGCGATCATCCCGTGATCGAAGCGGCACTAGCGAGCTTGTGCCGTGGTGAGAAGGTAAATACCTTCGACGTATGCGCGCGGACGGTCGAGGGCCAGCGTATTTGGCTTGAGGTATCGGCCTCCAGCGGCGACCAAGTCATTTATGTCATCGCACGGGACGTTACGCGGCGAAAAGCGGTCGAAAAGCAGTTGAGGCGCAACCAGCGGTTGTTTCGCATTGCCGGTGAAACGGCCCATATCGGGGGCTGGTACATGGACCTGGCCGTAGGGCTACCCATATGGTCCGAAGAAGTGTGCCGTCTGCACGACATGCCGGTGGGGCACCAACCCACCCTCGACGAAGCGCTCGGCTTCTATACGCCTCGTGTGCAGCCGCGTATTCGTTCCGTCTTTACTGCTTGCTGCGAGCAGGGCGTGAGCTTTGACGAAGAGCTCGAAATCGTGACCCGAGAAGGGCGGCGACGTTGGGTGCGCGTGATTGGCCGCGCGGTGCGTGACGAGCTGGGCCAGATCATTCAGGTGCAGGGCTCGACTCAAGACATCACCGAACGTAAAGACACCGAGCGGCAGCTCACCTTGCTGGAGCGCAGCGTCGAGTCCAGCACCAACGGCGTGGTGATCGTGGATGCCCAGCGCCCCGATTTGCCCATGGTCTACGTCAATGCCGCTTTCGAGCGCATCACCGGCTACTCGCGTGACGATGTGCTGGGCCGCAACTGCCGCTTCTTACAGGGCGTCGACACCGATCCCGCCACCCTGGCGCAGCTTCGCAAAGGCATCGAAGCGCAGCGCGATGTGCATGTGGTGATTCGCAACTACCGTCGCAGTGGCGAACCGTTTTGGAACGATCTTTATATTTCGCCAGTGCGCGACGAAGAGGGCGTGGTGACGCACTTCATTGGCGCGCAAAACGACATCACCGCCCAGCGTGAGTACCAGGCTCAACTCAGCCATAACGCCAACCACGACGCGCTGACGGGGCTGCCCAATCGGCTCATGCTCGATCAGCGCTTGGCCCAAGGGTGCCTGCTCGCCAGACGCTATCATCGCTATTTGGCCGTACTGTTCATCGATCTGGATGACTTCAAACCCATCAACGACACTCTTGGCCATGAGGTCGGTGACTTTATCCTGCGCGAAGTGGCCAAGCGCCTAGAAGAAGAGCTGCGGCCTTGGGACACCGTGGCGCGCTTTGGTGGCGACGAATTCATCGTCTTGCTCCCGGACTTGGCGCAAGAGGATGACGTGCTACAGGTCGTCGAGCGGCTGCTGACGCGAGTGTCTGCTCCCTACTGGTATCGCGGCAGCGAGCTGCGCATTACCGCCAGTATCGGTATCGCCACCGACGACGGCACGATTCGAGCGCCGCGCCAGCTGATCCAGCAGGCCGACCTGGCCATGTACAAGGCCAAGCGGCGAGGGCGTAACACCTTCCAGTGGTACACCGACGAGCTCAATCGCAAGGTCACCGAGCGGGTGAGCTTACGCCATGCGCTGCAGCAGGCCATCGAACAGCGGCAGTTCGAACTACATTATCAGCCGCAAATTCATCACAGCGGTCGAGTCGCCGGGGTCGAAGCGCTCATTCGTTGGCACCACCCCGAGCGTGGCAACATCCCGCCGGGGCAGTTCATTTCGCTGGCCGAGGATACCGGTCAAATCATTCCAATCAGCGAGTGGGTGCTAGAGACGGCCTGTCGCGATGCGATGGTGCTCAATGCGCAGAGTGCGACGCCCATGACCATGGCGATCAACGTCTCGCCCATGCAGTTTCAGCGTCCCGGCTTTTTGGACTCGGTGAAGAACGTGTTGGCGCGCAGCGGTTTGCCACCGGCCTTGCTGGAGCTTGAACTGACCGAGGGCGTGCTCATGGATAGCGCCGAGCACACCATTCAAGCGCTCAAAGCACTGCGCCAGCTCGGTGTGCATATCGCCCTCGATGACTTCGGCACCGGCTTTTCCAGTCTGAGCTACCTGAAACGGTTGCCCATCAACAAATTGAAGGTCGACCGCTCGTTCGTACGCGACGTGGCGACCGACTCCCGTGATGCGGCCATCGTCGAGGGGGTCGTCACCATGGCCGACAAGTTGGGACTAGAAGTCCTCATCGAAGGTGTCGAAACGGCCGAGCAGTTTCATCATCTGCGCATGCTGCAGTGCGATCACTTCCAAGGCTACTACTTCGCTCGCCCGATGGCGTTGAGCGTGCTCAAGCACTTCTTGGACTCGCCATTCGCCGCCACGGCCAGCGCCGCTGATCCCATCTCCTGA
- the hemC gene encoding hydroxymethylbilane synthase produces MSSITKLRIATRKSQLAMWQAEYVRDRLMAAHSGLDVELVPLSTKGDKILDTPLSKIGGKGLFVKELEDAMLDGRADIAVHSMKDVPMHFPEGLGLSVILEGADPTDAFVSNHYNSIDELPEGARIGTASLRRGLQMREARPDLQILNLRGNVQTRLGKLDDGEFDAIILATSGLQRLGLDARIAQALPPEICLPACGQGALGIECRLHDPELIALLAPLDDQDTATRVRAERAMNTRLEGGCQVPIAGHAILDKGNETLWLRGLVGNPEGTEVLRAEGRGSIHEPEALGIRIAEELLDQGAGDILAEVYGRHV; encoded by the coding sequence GTGTCATCCATCACTAAATTGCGCATTGCCACACGTAAAAGTCAGTTGGCCATGTGGCAGGCCGAGTACGTCCGCGACCGCTTGATGGCGGCCCATAGTGGACTGGACGTCGAGCTTGTCCCCCTCTCCACCAAAGGCGACAAAATCCTCGATACGCCCCTTTCCAAAATTGGTGGCAAAGGGCTATTCGTCAAGGAGCTCGAAGACGCCATGCTGGATGGTCGCGCCGATATTGCCGTGCACTCCATGAAAGACGTACCCATGCACTTCCCCGAAGGCTTGGGGCTATCGGTGATTTTAGAGGGAGCAGACCCCACCGATGCGTTCGTCTCCAACCACTATAACAGCATCGACGAGCTGCCCGAAGGTGCGCGCATCGGTACCGCCAGCCTACGTCGTGGCCTACAAATGCGTGAAGCCCGTCCGGACCTGCAAATCCTCAACCTGCGCGGCAACGTCCAGACTCGCCTTGGTAAGCTCGACGATGGCGAGTTCGACGCTATCATTCTGGCCACCTCTGGCCTGCAGCGCCTAGGGCTCGACGCGCGAATCGCCCAAGCACTGCCCCCCGAAATCTGCCTGCCCGCCTGCGGCCAGGGCGCACTAGGCATTGAATGTCGCTTGCACGACCCCGAATTGATTGCGCTACTGGCCCCCTTGGACGATCAGGATACCGCCACCCGCGTGCGCGCCGAGCGCGCCATGAACACGCGCCTGGAAGGCGGCTGCCAAGTGCCGATAGCCGGACACGCCATTCTGGATAAAGGCAACGAAACGCTGTGGCTTCGCGGGCTCGTCGGCAACCCAGAAGGCACAGAAGTGCTGCGAGCCGAGGGGCGTGGCTCGATTCACGAGCCGGAAGCGCTCGGCATCCGAATTGCCGAAGAGCTTCTAGATCAAGGCGCTGGCGATATCTTGGCAGAGGTCTACGGTCGCCACGTATGA
- a CDS encoding uroporphyrinogen-III synthase: MNQPVLICRPGERGQALADALRERHDWVESLDVMRLEALPEAAAQRQIWLDIDQYHKIVVVSPFAAHCLSEALDRYWPQLPVGIDYYSVGRATASILSDQLGVKVRIPPPHRGEDTSEALLSLASLRQLAHQRVLLVTGEGGRTLIADTLTARGAQVTRLAVYRRVYQPPLPALRERLHGGDYRALIVTSGELLEYLAKWCGPAALNQPLIVSSHRLATLAGKLGFCDLKVASGATPAALVAALDRSCNP, encoded by the coding sequence ATGAACCAACCGGTTCTGATTTGCCGCCCAGGAGAGCGTGGACAAGCCCTGGCGGATGCCCTGCGCGAACGCCACGACTGGGTAGAGTCCCTTGACGTCATGCGCTTGGAGGCTTTGCCCGAAGCGGCGGCCCAACGCCAAATATGGTTGGATATCGATCAGTACCATAAGATAGTAGTGGTCAGCCCCTTTGCCGCACACTGTTTGAGCGAGGCATTGGATCGCTACTGGCCACAGCTGCCCGTTGGCATCGATTACTATAGCGTTGGGCGGGCCACTGCCAGCATACTGTCCGACCAGCTCGGGGTTAAGGTTCGTATACCCCCGCCCCATCGGGGTGAAGACACCAGTGAAGCGCTGCTCTCGTTGGCGTCGCTTCGCCAATTGGCGCACCAGCGGGTGCTGCTGGTGACCGGTGAAGGCGGTCGCACGCTCATCGCCGACACGCTGACAGCACGCGGCGCCCAGGTGACGCGTCTAGCAGTCTATCGGCGTGTGTATCAACCGCCGCTCCCCGCCCTGCGCGAGCGCCTTCACGGTGGTGACTACCGGGCGCTCATCGTCACCAGCGGCGAACTGCTTGAATATCTGGCAAAATGGTGTGGTCCAGCAGCGTTGAACCAACCGCTAATCGTTTCCAGTCACCGTTTAGCTACACTGGCCGGTAAACTGGGTTTTTGTGACCTCAAGGTGGCGTCGGGAGCAACGCCGGCTGCGCTGGTGGCCGCGTTGGATCGGTCCTGCAACCCATAG
- a CDS encoding uroporphyrinogen-III C-methyltransferase, whose translation MSKQPNEQEGVNNTSADTSQANTPSSDTAASSSKSESTASSASSSYAAKNSRSRRRHKSANSASSAPQTGTASNNGPTSDSAKTSAASNTKDTKDTKDAKNSAADTKPAASSGSAGKPIPPASTAGSGGSKGGGLAIALVIILALALGLITWQGWQRLDSQQQRLDELAQQAQNSASQQAVSELESRIEEGEAERSQALESTVSELRSELDSYRSDVNSTLDEVLTQLSQEQDTDERDWLHAEAAYLLRLANQRLQLEGDVEGAAALLRTADARLADADNPALTPVRREIANELAALDAVPQVDRTGIYLALNAQQERVAGLRLSQEIEERAVTSSIEQPPTGTFQRQLARFGEELKDLVVIRQHDEALEALITPEQESYLRQSLRLILEQSQLALLKEEPELYEASIDKALELLNGYYDTEREETQSVIARLQELKQAEVKPELPDISASQQALASFIDNRFESRRQDGGDA comes from the coding sequence ATGAGCAAACAACCAAACGAGCAGGAAGGCGTCAACAATACGTCTGCCGATACATCCCAAGCGAACACGCCGTCGAGCGATACTGCGGCATCATCGTCGAAAAGCGAGTCGACTGCTAGCAGCGCCTCCTCGTCTTATGCGGCCAAAAATAGCCGTTCGCGCCGCCGCCATAAGAGTGCCAACAGTGCCTCTTCGGCACCGCAAACCGGCACGGCGAGCAATAACGGGCCGACGTCTGACTCGGCCAAAACGTCCGCCGCTAGCAACACCAAGGACACGAAGGACACTAAGGACGCCAAGAACAGCGCCGCCGACACCAAGCCAGCCGCTTCGTCGGGCAGTGCCGGTAAGCCAATCCCGCCCGCCTCTACAGCCGGTAGTGGCGGCAGCAAAGGCGGCGGTCTTGCCATCGCGTTGGTGATTATCCTGGCACTCGCCCTGGGCCTGATCACTTGGCAAGGCTGGCAGCGCCTGGATAGTCAGCAGCAGCGCCTGGACGAATTGGCCCAGCAAGCGCAAAACAGCGCTTCCCAGCAAGCGGTCAGCGAGCTTGAGTCACGGATCGAAGAGGGCGAAGCCGAACGAAGCCAAGCGCTGGAGAGTACCGTGAGCGAACTGCGCAGCGAGCTGGATAGCTATCGCAGCGACGTCAACAGCACGCTGGACGAGGTGCTGACGCAGCTCTCACAAGAGCAGGACACCGACGAGCGCGATTGGCTTCACGCCGAAGCGGCCTACTTGCTGCGTTTGGCGAATCAGCGCCTGCAGCTGGAGGGTGATGTGGAAGGTGCCGCCGCTCTGCTGCGCACCGCCGATGCCCGTCTGGCCGATGCCGATAACCCGGCGCTAACGCCCGTGCGTCGTGAAATTGCCAACGAGCTCGCCGCGCTGGACGCCGTTCCTCAAGTGGACCGCACAGGCATTTACTTAGCTCTGAATGCCCAGCAAGAGCGCGTAGCGGGTCTGCGCCTATCTCAAGAGATCGAAGAGCGCGCCGTGACGTCGAGCATTGAGCAGCCGCCTACCGGCACCTTCCAGCGCCAGCTCGCCCGCTTCGGTGAAGAGCTAAAAGATCTCGTGGTCATTCGCCAGCATGATGAAGCCCTGGAAGCGCTGATCACGCCGGAGCAGGAGTCCTACCTGCGCCAGAGCCTGCGCCTGATTCTCGAGCAGTCTCAGCTGGCGCTGCTCAAAGAGGAGCCCGAGCTGTACGAAGCGAGCATCGACAAAGCCCTGGAGCTGCTGAACGGCTACTACGACACCGAACGTGAAGAGACCCAGAGCGTCATAGCCCGCCTTCAAGAGCTGAAGCAGGCCGAAGTAAAGCCCGAGCTGCCGGATATCAGCGCCTCACAGCAAGCGCTGGCCAGCTTCATCGACAACCGTTTCGAGTCCCGTCGTCAGGATGGAGGTGATGCATGA
- a CDS encoding heme biosynthesis HemY N-terminal domain-containing protein, with amino-acid sequence MRKLILLIVAGLAVGALFGHLMMSVPGYWLIRVGDTSVQTSFWFGLVLLLGAFIVLHFALRLLTGIIRPVGRFRTWNSRARNRRAMKRTVRGLVALTEGRWKKAEKTLVRAADDSSTPLVNYLSAALAAHYQGHHEKSQEHLNQAQLTTDGADTAIGLMQAQLMIDRQQPEEALAILNRLDKQLTNHPQVLKLLKQVHLSVNDWEGLRRLIPRLAAQKLITQQEREQLEFKAYRELIIFEAQNPTNIERVRGLWADMPDYLRGNTELIVLYTEALLHANEEPIAERLLNHSLDHHWDARLVKRYGLLNVDAARQLAKAEKWLQERPNDPELLLACGRLSLRVGQWEKALEYFEASQRQRPNGEVCAELARLYASLGEHNKSQLYYRHSVDMLAKSLPSLPQPSDASDSKQTDKKAAKKTA; translated from the coding sequence ATGAGAAAACTCATCCTGCTGATCGTCGCGGGCCTTGCGGTTGGCGCGCTCTTTGGGCATCTGATGATGTCGGTGCCCGGTTACTGGCTGATTCGAGTGGGCGACACGTCGGTACAAACCTCGTTCTGGTTTGGGCTAGTGCTGCTACTGGGTGCCTTTATCGTCCTGCACTTCGCGCTGCGCCTGCTCACTGGCATCATTCGTCCGGTGGGCCGCTTCCGTACCTGGAATAGCCGTGCTCGCAACCGCCGCGCCATGAAACGTACCGTGCGTGGTTTGGTGGCACTTACCGAGGGCCGCTGGAAGAAAGCGGAGAAAACCTTGGTTCGCGCCGCGGACGACTCTAGCACGCCGCTCGTTAACTACCTCTCGGCAGCGTTGGCCGCGCACTACCAGGGCCATCATGAGAAGTCCCAAGAGCACCTGAACCAGGCCCAGTTGACTACCGACGGCGCGGATACCGCCATCGGCTTGATGCAGGCGCAGCTGATGATCGACCGTCAGCAGCCGGAAGAGGCGCTGGCCATCCTCAACCGCTTGGACAAGCAGCTCACCAATCATCCCCAGGTGCTGAAGCTGCTGAAACAGGTCCACCTTAGTGTCAACGACTGGGAGGGCCTGCGCCGCTTGATTCCACGCCTGGCGGCGCAAAAGCTGATTACGCAACAAGAGCGTGAACAGCTGGAGTTCAAGGCGTATCGTGAGCTGATCATCTTCGAAGCGCAAAACCCCACCAACATCGAACGGGTTCGCGGGCTGTGGGCCGATATGCCTGACTACCTGCGCGGCAATACCGAGCTGATCGTGCTCTACACCGAAGCACTGCTGCACGCCAACGAAGAGCCGATTGCCGAACGCCTGCTGAACCACTCGCTGGATCATCACTGGGATGCACGCTTGGTCAAACGCTACGGTTTGCTCAACGTGGACGCCGCACGTCAGCTCGCCAAGGCAGAGAAATGGCTGCAAGAGCGCCCCAACGACCCCGAACTGCTGCTCGCCTGTGGCCGCCTGTCGCTGCGTGTGGGCCAGTGGGAGAAAGCGCTGGAGTACTTCGAAGCCAGCCAGCGCCAGCGCCCCAACGGCGAAGTATGCGCCGAGCTTGCGCGCCTTTACGCAAGCCTAGGCGAGCATAACAAGAGCCAGCTCTACTATCGCCACAGCGTCGATATGCTGGCGAAATCATTGCCGTCGCTGCCACAGCCGAGCGATGCCAGTGATAGTAAGCAAACGGATAAGAAAGCGGCGAAAAAGACGGCTTAA
- the mscL gene encoding large conductance mechanosensitive channel protein MscL, giving the protein MAKFFREFREFAVKGNVIDMAVGIIIGGAFTLIVQSLVKDVMNPLIGLLVGGIDFSNLFVVLREGVAEAPYATLADAQAAGAVTLNVGLFINAVVSFSIVAFVVFLLVRTINRLKREEAVAPADPTEKPCPYCLMVVPIKAVRCGHCTSELQVATPEKPMESV; this is encoded by the coding sequence ATGGCTAAGTTTTTTCGGGAGTTCCGCGAGTTTGCCGTCAAGGGCAACGTCATCGACATGGCGGTGGGCATCATCATTGGCGGAGCGTTTACGCTGATCGTGCAAAGCCTCGTCAAAGACGTCATGAACCCCCTGATTGGTTTACTGGTGGGCGGTATCGATTTTTCGAACCTATTTGTCGTGTTACGGGAGGGCGTGGCGGAGGCCCCTTATGCCACTTTGGCGGACGCCCAGGCGGCGGGAGCGGTGACGCTGAACGTGGGATTGTTCATTAACGCGGTGGTGAGCTTCTCCATCGTCGCGTTCGTGGTGTTCTTGCTGGTGCGCACCATCAACCGTTTGAAGCGTGAAGAGGCGGTGGCGCCCGCTGATCCGACTGAAAAACCGTGCCCCTACTGTTTGATGGTGGTACCGATCAAGGCCGTTCGCTGCGGGCATTGCACCTCTGAGCTACAGGTAGCGACGCCAGAGAAACCGATGGAATCCGTGTGA